The sequence TTCTCGGTGGAGGTGATCCACTGGCAGAACTGCTCCCACAGCGAAAGACGCTCTTGGCTTCTTACTGCAGTGGTCATGTGTTTACCTTTAATTGCTAATGACTAAATGTATTTTGCAAAAAAAAATTTTTGCTCCTTTAGCGTAGCAAAATGTAAAGATTTGTCAAGGTAGATAGCGGGGGAGAATTGTTAAATCTTTATTAAGGATCAAGGCAGAGGTCAAACCAACTCCAGGAGACGGTTTTCGTCTAGGAGGAAGACAGGGACTGGTTTATCAGTCTGCAGGGGCAGTTGTACCACGTGACTAGCAATGTTGAGGGTATCCCGTTCGCGGTACTCAGGGGGCACAGGGTGGAATTGGTTGGCGGGAACATCTCGCATGAGGGGAAGACTGCCAACAGTTAGACCGTACCAACCCTTGGGAGATGCTAAAACGATTAGATAGGACTTGCCCTGGGGCGATACTTGGCCTAAAACCTTTTGGTAGAGATCAATAACAGTCACTTCCTGACCATCGAATACGCATAGACCTAGGTATTCCTGCTTCCCTTTGACAATTTCAGGTCGCGGAATTACTTTCTTGACTGACTGGAGGTTAAGAGAGAGCCATAGATTCCCAACAGGAAAAATCAGTATCTTAAGATTGGCTAGGGGCATGGGCGGGAGTTGATTAGCCTGGTCTGATTCTACCAGACTCAGACTGTAGTAGTATTAACACCGATCGTTTTGGATATGACCTTGGGCAAGCAAACTACGCGGAGATCGACGGGAATAAAGCGAAGGGTAGCGCGATTCTTCAAGTGGCTACGACCTGGTATTCTGGTGAAGCGATGGTTTTTGGTCAGTCTGCTGGGGATACTGCTGATCATTTTGGGTTTAGCAATTTCCGCTCGCCTTACCCCTATTCGAGTTCTACTAGCTGTTGCTAATAGAGTAGTAGAGACGCTGGTACAAATTTTACCGCGGCAGGTGAGTGGACCCCTGGCAATCACTTTGGGCTTAGTGCTGCTGTGGCTGGGACAACGGCGAGTGTTCATGGGACTGTTACAAGCTCTTATGCCCAGTCGCAATCCTAGAGAAGCGATCGTGGAAAAAGTTATCGCCCACTACACCCTCAATCGCGGGCCCAAATTGGTGGCGATCGGCGGGGGGACAGGTCTCTCGACGTTGTTACGGGGGTTAAAAAAATACAGTGCCAATATCACAGCGATCGTGACAGTGGCAGATGACGGGGGGTCATCGGGACGGTTGCGGCGGGAACAGGGGATGTTGCCACCAGGGGATATTCGCAACTGTCTGACGGCTTTGGCGGACGAAGAGAAACTACTGACGGAGTTGTTCCAGTACCGGTTTAGTACGGGGGAAGGATTAGCAGGGCACAGTTTTGGTAATTTGTTTCTAACGGCTATGACCCACATCACGGGGGATTTAGAACGGGCAATTAGGGCAAGTTCTGAAGTTTTGTCAGTGCGGGGGCGAGTCTTGCCAGCCACAGTCGAAGATATGGTGCTCTATGCCCACCTGGAGGATGGACGCTATGTGGAGGGCGAATCCCAAATTACGGCAGCTAGGGGTAAAATCCTGCGCATTGGCTGTAAACCCGATCGTCCCCGCGCCGTTCCCCAGACGGTAGCGGATATTTTTGCAGCGGATTTGATTATTTTGGGCCCAGGGAGCCTCTATACAAGTGTGATACCCAATCTCCTGGTGCCTGAAATTGCCGAAGCCATAGTCAGTTGTCAAGTCCCCCGCATCTACGTTTGCAACATTATGACCCAACCAGGGGAGACAGACGGCTTTACGGTGGCTGACCATGTGCGTACGATCGAGAAAGTAGTTGGGCAGGAGATGATTGACCTCGTGATTGCCCAAAAATCCCCTCCTTCCCCCCCCACCTTGGAAGCCTATCGCCGCAGTGGGGCTGATTTTGTCTACCTCGAGCGGGAGGGTCTTGAGTGTCCTGTATTGGTGGCAGAGGTAATGCTAGAACAGGATGGCAAGGTGCGCCATGATTCCGATAAACTAGCAGCTGTAATTATGGGCTGGTTTCATAGCAATTCCTGAAGCTGGTGATCGATTGGCGGATTTATGACTAAATGTTATCGCCTTGTTGTCAATAGCAATATCTACGAACTTGCCCAGGTACGTAGATGGTTCAAGCAAGTCCAAGAGTTGCCCCAGTCTATCTATCAGCAAGTGGAACTGGTTTTGACAGAAGCCTTCAGTAATGTTGTTTACCATGCTCACGAACATCTGCCGGAGGAAACGCCTGTAGAAATAGAATGTCAACTCTTCGATGACCATGTGGAGCTGCGGGTGTGGGATTATGGTCAGCCCTTTGATTTGTTTGGTAAGAAAGAGCTTTTAGCAAGAAGACATCAAGAGATTTTCGATGTAGATGACATGCCTACTGGGGGAAGGGGGCTACTGATTATGGAATCCATCGCTGACCACCTCAGTTATGACCGCACTGCTGATGGCAGGAATTGTCTATTGATAGTGAAGAATTTGCCTGCGCCGAACTAGCTGCCCTCTGCCGTAACTCAGCCACCACAATCGGGGGAAGGGGAGTACGGAGGGCTTTACTCAGGCGATTTTTTTTCAGGGCTTCCTGCAGACAAGACCCCTGGCGACAGACATAGACCGATCGTCCCATGCCCTGGTCTAGTTTGACTGTGTTGCCCTCTCGCACTATGCGCCAGAATTCATCACGGTGGGCTAACCTACGACAAATGACACAGCGCCGAAATAGGGGGGGAGCCATTACTCATGCCGTTTGATGTCGATTTTCCAGCCTGTTAGCCGCGCCGCTAGGCGGACATTTTGCCCTTCTTTGCCAATTGCCAAACTCAGCTGGTCTTCCGAGACGGTGACAAGGGCTTGCCGTTCACTGGCGTTGATGATCTGGACTTCCTTGACTTTAGCGGGACTGAGGGCATTGGCAATATAGGTGGCAGGGTCAGGGGACCAGCGAATTACATCTATTTTCTCTCCCTTCAGTTCATTGACCACCGCTTGAATACGTACACCCCTCGCCCCAATACAAGCTCCTACGGGGTCAACATCTCGCTCCAGGGTGTCTACAGCAATTTTAGTACGGGGTCCGACATGGGGAGTAGGGGGATTCGCCTCCCTAGCAACGGCAACAATCCGCACAATCTCATCTTCAATTTCGGGAACTTCGTTTTCAAACAGGCGCACCACTAAACCCGCATCTGCTCTGGAAACCAGTAACTGCGGCCCACGGCGGGGAGTGTCGTAGACCTGCTTGAGGTACACCTTGAGGCTGGAGTTGGGACGGTAGGGACGTTCATTGGGTAGTTGCTCATTTTTGGGCAGTTCCGCTTCTACCTCAGGCTGACCGACACTGCTGGTGACCGCCAAAATCACAGAGTTGTTTTCAAAGCGCAACACCCGCCCCTGGAGTACTTCCCCCTCCATATCCCGAAATTCCTCCTGGATGAGTTTGCGCTGTTGGTCCCGCAGCTTTTGTGCTAGTACCTGTTTAGTCTGCATGGCTGCCATGCGTCCAAAATCCTGTTGCTCAGGGGTGACATCAACTACTACCGTTCCCCCCGGTTGGGCTTCTGGGGCAACCTCCCGTACTTCTGCAAGGGCAATTTCCCGATCGGGATTGGTCACCTCTTCCACGATCGTTTTGGTGGCTAGGACGCGAAACCCTTCCCGTTCTAGGTCAATTTCCACCTCGAAGTTGTCAAAATAGCCATCCTCAAAGTGGGTGCCCTCTGTGCGGTAGGTTTTACGGAACTTCTCGTAGCCCTTCATCAAGGCTTCCCGCAGAGCAGTGTGGACTGAGGCAGGGGGCAAGTTGCGTTCTTTGCTAATCTCTTCTACTAAACGGCGCAAATTCGGCAAATTAACGATGGACATAGCATCTCCTCGCAGATATTCAATGTAGCTCAACCCGCTCCACCACCGATCGGGGAATGGCAATTACTTTCCCCCGCTGATTCAGTCTGATCACCTCTGCCGTCCGTTCAATTAGTTGCCCAATCCATTCCCGTTTGCCCCCGTAGGGCGTATGGGCATAAACCGCAATGGTAAAGCCGCGAAAGGCGCTAAAGTGACGGTCAGTGGTGAGAAATTGGTCAATTTCAGGGCTAGACACCTCTAAGTTGTAGGAAAAGGGGATGAGGTCTAAGCGATCGAGTTCTGCTTCCAAAGCCAGGCTCATCCGTTCGCAGTCATCGAGACCCACATCTTCCTGGGGCTTGGCAATGTCAACGCGTACGACGGCAGGGTTACAGTGGGTCTGTACATATACAGCCACTACCTCCAAGCCCAGGGCAGGGGCAAGGCTGCGGGCAAGATTCGCAATTGGCTCAATCAGGGGGTGAGTCATGGTACTTAAAAACAAAGAAAGCGGGTCAAGCCCACTTCTGTTTCCGATTATACAACATGGCGTCGGGGAGGGGGGATGTTCCTCCGGTAAAACTGCCCCCATAGGACAGACTGATACCACAGGGCGTTCCCTAACCTTTCCCAGATGGCAGTAATGCTAAGCTATACCCTCCTATTTTAGGAACTTCTGGGAGAACAACTTGCCCTATCTTAGAAATAAGCAAACAGCCGACCTATGCGCCCCGCTAAAACTGCTCCCGCTGATCAACGTGTCTGGCAGATTGGACTGCTGCTCCTAATTGTGCTTCTGCTTCTGGGGGGAGTTGCCTATCTGTTCCTGCGCCCCCAGGGCAAACGCAGTCAGTTGAAATCTCTCCTGGAACCCCTGCCCCAGCATCCCCTGATTAAGGTCTATATGAACCAACAACAGGCGAATAGTTTTGTCGACTTAAGGGGCATCGATCGCTACGGTGACGACCATGAAGGTTTGATCTTAGATTTCGTCAACAGCGCCCAGCAGACTTTAGATGTAGCAGTGCAGGAATTTCGGCTGCCTAGGGTAGCAAAGGCAGTGATTGCTAAACACCGATCGGGGGTAAAAGTGCGGGTGATTATTGAAAACACGTACAGCAAGGGTTGGTCAGAATTTACGGAAGCAGAAGCCAGCCGATTGGACTCCCATCGCCGTCCCCGCTATGAGGAATACAAAATCTTTGCCGATGAAAACAAAGACGGTGTGTTAACTACTGAAGAAGCCCGCCGGAATGATGCGGTTTACCTCATGAAGCAAGCCGGGATACCCCTAATTGATGATACGGCAGATGGCTCCAGGGGGCCAGGTTTAATGCACCACAAATACGTGGTTGTGGATGGACAAAAAGTGTTATTGACTTCTACCAATTTCACCTGGAGTGATGCCTACGGTGACTACGACAACCTAGAAACTAGGGGCAACGCCAACAACATGATGATCATCAACAGTCCAGAAGTAGCTAACTTATTTTTGGAGGAATTTAACATCATGTGGGGAGACGGTCCTGGCGGCAAATTAGATAGCAAATTTGCTGTTAAAAAGCCCCATCGACCAGTACGCAAGGTACAGGTAGGGGATGCCGAAGTGTGGGTGAAATTTTCCCCTGACAGCAAATCGCGGGTACCATGGCAAGAGTCGACCAACGGCGTAATTGCTACTAATTTGGGCAAGGCGCGTAAATCCATCGATATGGCATTGTTTGTCTTTGCTGAACCGCGCATCGGCAATTTGTTGGAAGAAAAACAAAAACAGGGAGTGCAAATTGCTGCCCTAGTTGACCCCAGTTTTGCCTATCGCGAATATGCCACCACCTTGGATATGTGGGGTTATGTTTCTACTCAGGACTGTCGGGTGGGGAATCGTCGCCCTTGGAGTAAACCCATTCCTGGTAAAGTAGGCATTCCTGATCTGGTCAAGGGAGATAAACTGCACCATAAATACGGTCTCGTGGATGATGAACTAGTGATTACAGGTTCCCACAACTGGTCTGCCTCTGCCAATCATCTCAACGATGAAACCTTAGTAGTAGTTAAGCATCCCACGGTGGCTGCCCATTATCGCCGCGAATTCGATCGTTTATTTGAAAATGCGCGGCTAGGACCTTCCCGCAAAATTGTGGAAACGGGACAAAAAGTATGTGCACCCAATGGCAGCAGGAAGAGAGTTGTACGTAGAAGACCCCCATCAGATGACAACAATTTGGAGCAGGAATAATTAGGTCTCTACTACAGACTCGATCACTTGCAGTAATTTTGCCCCCGATCGCTGTCTAGGGAAAACTGCCTGTAGCTCCTGGCGCATGTGGGCTAACTTAGCAGGGTTATCCAATAAATCACAAATATAGTTAGTCACTGAGTCGGGAGTTAAATAGTCAATATATTCAGGCACGATCGGTTTTTGGGCATAGATATTCCCCCAGCTCAGGAATTTACCGCGCCGTTTGATGTGACTGACGACGAGGCGATTGATGCCGCTACTGATCAATTTGCCCACACCAGGTAGGTGACTGAGAAGGCCTGGCAAACCATCCCATGCCCGCATCCCATCCCATTGATTGGTAGGCACTAAAACAATCATCGGCACGGCTAGAGCCGCTAACTGGGCAGTATTTGCCCCCACCGTTGTGACACAGAGTTTTGCCCCTAGAAATAACTCCGTAGCGGGAAACTGCTCATAAATTTCCACTGCGGTTCCCTGGGCTGAAATTAAATGCTTGCCTGCCAATTTGCCCCCATACTTAGCTAATTCCTGGGGAGTTAGAGTTGGTGCCAGAGCAATGTAATATTCCAAGTCGGGATAGATAGACTTTAACCGATCGGCAACTGCCAACACCAGGGGTACACCTATACGCAGTTTCATGGGCTTAGAACCAGGGAGAAACACAATATAGTTGCCTGGCTGGGGTGAACAGGGAGCTATGTCTGCCATCAAATCCCCAATCACTGTCCCCTTTGTCCCTGCCCAAATCCCAGGGTGACGGAGAGCAAAGCGATCAATAAAGTCCACCCACCTTGCCTGCCACTCCGCATAAACCACGGTTTTGTAGCCCAAGCGTTTCCCCACCACCACCGTATAAAACTGGTCTCCCCCCAGAAATACCACTACCCCTTGTTTATGCCAATCCCACCCTGGCGTTTTCCCCCATAATACAAAGTCCCAAAAACGATCGGGGGGCAAGACCCGTGTCACAGCGGGATAAGTTTGCACAATTTCTGTTTCCCTGCCACTGGCATGGCTACAGGGGGCAAGGAGGACAGACACCCGCCATAACAAATCTTTACGCTCCGCTATTGCCCGCACCAGCGGGTAAACCCAGGTCGTCACCTCCCCCACACCATTGCTTAAAATAACTAAATCCATCATTTCTGCTCCAGTTCGCGTTAAAGTAAGGGCAAGTAATCACTGTGTCTGGCGGCGTGTTGTTACAACAACTGTTTGATTCCCCTAAACCAATTATTGGCGTTATCCATCTTTTGCCCCTCCCCACTTCCCCGCGCTGGGGCGGCAGTCTCAAGGAAGTAATTGAGCGGGCAGAACAGGAAGCCACAGCCCTAGCCTCGGGAGGAGTAGATGGTATTTTAGTGGAAAACTTTTTCGATGCCCCTTTTACCAAGGGTACCGTTGACCCCGCTGTAGTTAGCGCCATGAGTCTGATCGTGCAGCGGATTATGCAAATGGTGCCCCAGCCAGTGGGAATCAATGTCCTGCGCAATGACAGCCGCAGTGCTATGGCGATCGCCGCCTGTACAGGTGCAGCTTTTATCCGCGTCAATGTCCTCACGGGAGTGGTGGCAACAGACCAGGGCATTATTGAGGGCACAGCCTACGAGTTAATGCGCTATCGCCGTGAACTGGGTACCAATACCAAGGTGTTTGCTGATGTCCTAGTGAAGCACTCCCAGCCCCTCTCCTCTGCCAATCTCACCTTAGCTATCCAGGACACCATTCATCGGGGTTTAGCGGATGCCATCATTGTCTCCGGTTGGGCAACAGGACAGCCTCCCACCCTGGCAGATATGCAGGAAGCCCGCCAAGCCTGTGCCGATACTCCCCTATTTATCGGTTCGGGGGCTAGGTGGGACAACATAGGGGAAATTCTCCCCCTAGCGGACGGCGTGATTGTCTGCAGTTCCCTCAAGCGCCATGGACAAATCCACCAGCCTGTTGACCCAATCCGTGTCCATCAATTTGTGGAAGCAGTCCACCACTACAGTGCCCCCAAAGCCCTTGTCTCCTCCCTGGAAATGAAAAACTAAGACCTTCCCCCTCTCCGATCAGCGTTAAAATTATGTCTAAAGATTTAGATGAGGGTTTATTATAGATGAGAACTTTAGTACGCATTTTCTTGGTAGCAGTGCTTGCGGTTGCCCTATGGTTAGGGGCAGGGCGACCAGTAGTAGCCAAGTCTTTTGATCACCTCCCTGATACCAACTTTGTGAAGGTAGATAACAGCAAGATTGACCTCAACAATGCCAACGTTCTGGCTTTCCGTCGCCTGCCGGGCATGTATCCTACCTTAGCGAAAATAATTATCCAGAATGCCCCCTACGCTAGCCTAGATGAGGTACTACAAATTGAAGGGTTGACCGAGCGGCAAAAGGAGCGCATTAAGCAGTACATGGACCAATTTACCCTCTACAGACCTGATAATTCCATGCAGCGGGAACGCATCAACAACGCTAACTATCGCCTCTAGGTGAACAACGCCTTTGACACGATCGTTGTCGGAACGGGAGCCGCGGGACTATACACGGCTCTTTGTTTTACGGAGCGATTGGGACGGGGGGGTAAGGTGGGGCTGATAACTAAGGGGAATCTGCAGACCTCCGCCAGTTGTTGGGCCCAGGGGGGGATTGCCGCTGTCCTAGATACTGCTGATAGCTTTGCATTGCATTATCAGGATACCTTGCGGGCGGGAGCAGGTCTGTGTGATGGAGAAGCCGTAGCGATTTTGGTGCGAGAAGCCCCTCGGCGTATTCAGCATCTGCTAGAGCTGGGGGTAAATTTTGACCGCAACCCCGATGGTACCTTGGCTCTCACCCTGGAAGCTGCCCACAGCCGTCATCGCGTCCTCCATAGTGCTGATGCCACAGGAAAAGCCCTCGTGGAAACTCTGACCGATCGGGTTTTGGCGCATCCCCAGATTGAGGTTTTGGCCGCAACCCAGGTAGTGGATTTAGTTGTTGTAGGGGGAGAGTGCCGCGGGGTATGGGTCCTTCGGCAAGGCTCAGGAGCCGAGGTAGTGCCCCTTTTAGCTAGAGCGACAGTCCTGGCGACAGGGGGAGGAGCCTACGTCTACAGTCAGACCACCAATCCGCCCAGCAGTACGGGAGAAGGGGTAGTCATAGCGTGGCGTAGGGGAGTTCGGTTGCGGGATATGGAGTTTGTGCAGTTTCACCCTACTGCTCTCTTTTTTCCCGGTGCTCCTCGCTTTTTAATCAGCGAAGCCGTTAGGGGGGAGGGAGCCCATCTCATCGATAGCCGTGGTCAGCGGTTTTTATGGCAATACCACCCCCAGGGGGAACTAGCCCCCAGAGATATTGTCAGCCGATCGGTGTGGCACTACCTACAACAGACAGGGGAAAGTTGTGTGTTTCTTGACTTAAGTCCCATTCCCCTGGAGACAATCCGCCGTCGCTTTCCCACGATCGCCCGCTTTTGTCAGGAATATCAGATTGACATTGAAACCCAACCCATCCCCGTTACCCCCGCTGCCCACTACTGCATTGGTGGTATTGCTACCGATACGATCGGTGCCACTTCTTTACCAGGGCTATACGCGGTTGGGGAAGTCGCCAATACAGGGGTCCATGGGGCAAATCGCCTAGCCAGTAATTCCCTCCTGGAGTGCTTTGTGTTTGGGGAACGCCTAGCCCGTTATGCCCCTTTGTTGGATTTGCGGGAAAAGGCAGTGGGACAGCCCCTAGAGCTAGAATTAGGCGATCTAGACTGTCAGGCAGAGATAAGGGAAATTTGTTGGCGAGCAGCGGGGATTGTGCGCAGCCAAGCCAGTTTGGCAGCGGGGATAGACAGACTGGACGAACTAGCTAAGCAAAGACCGAACCGCCGCAGCCTCAATCTCCTCAGTTATGGGAAACTAATCATGCAAGCTGCCTTATACCGCCAGGAGAGTCGCGGCACCCACTACCGCCAGGATTTTCCTACGGCTGACCCCAACTGGCAACAGCACACTACAATTGTAGGAGACCAACTTGACCTCGCCCCCCTCAAGGGAACAGAGCTTGAATTTCCTCAATTGTAAATAGAGCATGTAGTTGCAAACCCTCTTGGGCAAACCGCTCTGCCGCTCCCTCCTGCCGATCGACTATGGCAAAGACATCTTCCACCCGATAGCCCGCCCCCCGCAATTGGTGCACTGCCCACAAAGCAGAAGCCCCCGTCGTCACTACATCTTCTACCACCACTACCCTAGAGCCAGGGGGAAGAGAACAACCCTCGATCGTTTGCCCCGTGCCGTGTTCCTTTGCCTGTTTACGCACAATCAGACCATAGACAGGACGATCGGTATAGGCAGAAACTACAGTAATAGCAGACACGATCGGGTCCGCACCCAGGGTTAAGCCCCCTACCGCCACTGTGTCTGGGGGCAGTAGAGCGTGCATAATTTCACCGATATAGCGCGCCCCTTGGGGATGGAGAGTGACTAACTTGCCATTGATGTAATAGGAACTTTTCTGCCCTGAAGACAGGACAAAATCACCCTTTTTATAGGCAAGTTTGCCGATTAATTCTAGTAACTGGGCACGGTTTTCGTCTAATGTCA is a genomic window of Pseudanabaenaceae cyanobacterium SKYG29 containing:
- the pyrE gene encoding orotate phosphoribosyltransferase encodes the protein MTLDENRAQLLELIGKLAYKKGDFVLSSGQKSSYYINGKLVTLHPQGARYIGEIMHALLPPDTVAVGGLTLGADPIVSAITVVSAYTDRPVYGLIVRKQAKEHGTGQTIEGCSLPPGSRVVVVEDVVTTGASALWAVHQLRGAGYRVEDVFAIVDRQEGAAERFAQEGLQLHALFTIEEIQALFP
- a CDS encoding chemotaxis protein CheW; amino-acid sequence: MPLANLKILIFPVGNLWLSLNLQSVKKVIPRPEIVKGKQEYLGLCVFDGQEVTVIDLYQKVLGQVSPQGKSYLIVLASPKGWYGLTVGSLPLMRDVPANQFHPVPPEYRERDTLNIASHVVQLPLQTDKPVPVFLLDENRLLELV
- the rimP gene encoding ribosome maturation factor RimP; this encodes MTHPLIEPIANLARSLAPALGLEVVAVYVQTHCNPAVVRVDIAKPQEDVGLDDCERMSLALEAELDRLDLIPFSYNLEVSSPEIDQFLTTDRHFSAFRGFTIAVYAHTPYGGKREWIGQLIERTAEVIRLNQRGKVIAIPRSVVERVELH
- a CDS encoding ATP-binding protein — protein: MTKCYRLVVNSNIYELAQVRRWFKQVQELPQSIYQQVELVLTEAFSNVVYHAHEHLPEETPVEIECQLFDDHVELRVWDYGQPFDLFGKKELLARRHQEIFDVDDMPTGGRGLLIMESIADHLSYDRTADGRNCLLIVKNLPAPN
- the psbU gene encoding photosystem II complex extrinsic protein PsbU; its protein translation is MRTLVRIFLVAVLAVALWLGAGRPVVAKSFDHLPDTNFVKVDNSKIDLNNANVLAFRRLPGMYPTLAKIIIQNAPYASLDEVLQIEGLTERQKERIKQYMDQFTLYRPDNSMQRERINNANYRL
- a CDS encoding BtpA/SgcQ family protein yields the protein MLLQQLFDSPKPIIGVIHLLPLPTSPRWGGSLKEVIERAEQEATALASGGVDGILVENFFDAPFTKGTVDPAVVSAMSLIVQRIMQMVPQPVGINVLRNDSRSAMAIAACTGAAFIRVNVLTGVVATDQGIIEGTAYELMRYRRELGTNTKVFADVLVKHSQPLSSANLTLAIQDTIHRGLADAIIVSGWATGQPPTLADMQEARQACADTPLFIGSGARWDNIGEILPLADGVIVCSSLKRHGQIHQPVDPIRVHQFVEAVHHYSAPKALVSSLEMKN
- the nadB gene encoding L-aspartate oxidase; the protein is MNNAFDTIVVGTGAAGLYTALCFTERLGRGGKVGLITKGNLQTSASCWAQGGIAAVLDTADSFALHYQDTLRAGAGLCDGEAVAILVREAPRRIQHLLELGVNFDRNPDGTLALTLEAAHSRHRVLHSADATGKALVETLTDRVLAHPQIEVLAATQVVDLVVVGGECRGVWVLRQGSGAEVVPLLARATVLATGGGAYVYSQTTNPPSSTGEGVVIAWRRGVRLRDMEFVQFHPTALFFPGAPRFLISEAVRGEGAHLIDSRGQRFLWQYHPQGELAPRDIVSRSVWHYLQQTGESCVFLDLSPIPLETIRRRFPTIARFCQEYQIDIETQPIPVTPAAHYCIGGIATDTIGATSLPGLYAVGEVANTGVHGANRLASNSLLECFVFGERLARYAPLLDLREKAVGQPLELELGDLDCQAEIREICWRAAGIVRSQASLAAGIDRLDELAKQRPNRRSLNLLSYGKLIMQAALYRQESRGTHYRQDFPTADPNWQQHTTIVGDQLDLAPLKGTELEFPQL
- a CDS encoding lipid-A-disaccharide synthase, which translates into the protein MMDLVILSNGVGEVTTWVYPLVRAIAERKDLLWRVSVLLAPCSHASGRETEIVQTYPAVTRVLPPDRFWDFVLWGKTPGWDWHKQGVVVFLGGDQFYTVVVGKRLGYKTVVYAEWQARWVDFIDRFALRHPGIWAGTKGTVIGDLMADIAPCSPQPGNYIVFLPGSKPMKLRIGVPLVLAVADRLKSIYPDLEYYIALAPTLTPQELAKYGGKLAGKHLISAQGTAVEIYEQFPATELFLGAKLCVTTVGANTAQLAALAVPMIVLVPTNQWDGMRAWDGLPGLLSHLPGVGKLISSGINRLVVSHIKRRGKFLSWGNIYAQKPIVPEYIDYLTPDSVTNYICDLLDNPAKLAHMRQELQAVFPRQRSGAKLLQVIESVVET
- the nusA gene encoding transcription termination factor NusA — its product is MSIVNLPNLRRLVEEISKERNLPPASVHTALREALMKGYEKFRKTYRTEGTHFEDGYFDNFEVEIDLEREGFRVLATKTIVEEVTNPDREIALAEVREVAPEAQPGGTVVVDVTPEQQDFGRMAAMQTKQVLAQKLRDQQRKLIQEEFRDMEGEVLQGRVLRFENNSVILAVTSSVGQPEVEAELPKNEQLPNERPYRPNSSLKVYLKQVYDTPRRGPQLLVSRADAGLVVRLFENEVPEIEDEIVRIVAVAREANPPTPHVGPRTKIAVDTLERDVDPVGACIGARGVRIQAVVNELKGEKIDVIRWSPDPATYIANALSPAKVKEVQIINASERQALVTVSEDQLSLAIGKEGQNVRLAARLTGWKIDIKRHE
- a CDS encoding phospholipase D-like domain-containing protein, yielding MRPAKTAPADQRVWQIGLLLLIVLLLLGGVAYLFLRPQGKRSQLKSLLEPLPQHPLIKVYMNQQQANSFVDLRGIDRYGDDHEGLILDFVNSAQQTLDVAVQEFRLPRVAKAVIAKHRSGVKVRVIIENTYSKGWSEFTEAEASRLDSHRRPRYEEYKIFADENKDGVLTTEEARRNDAVYLMKQAGIPLIDDTADGSRGPGLMHHKYVVVDGQKVLLTSTNFTWSDAYGDYDNLETRGNANNMMIINSPEVANLFLEEFNIMWGDGPGGKLDSKFAVKKPHRPVRKVQVGDAEVWVKFSPDSKSRVPWQESTNGVIATNLGKARKSIDMALFVFAEPRIGNLLEEKQKQGVQIAALVDPSFAYREYATTLDMWGYVSTQDCRVGNRRPWSKPIPGKVGIPDLVKGDKLHHKYGLVDDELVITGSHNWSASANHLNDETLVVVKHPTVAAHYRREFDRLFENARLGPSRKIVETGQKVCAPNGSRKRVVRRRPPSDDNNLEQE
- a CDS encoding YvcK family protein; the protein is MTLGKQTTRRSTGIKRRVARFFKWLRPGILVKRWFLVSLLGILLIILGLAISARLTPIRVLLAVANRVVETLVQILPRQVSGPLAITLGLVLLWLGQRRVFMGLLQALMPSRNPREAIVEKVIAHYTLNRGPKLVAIGGGTGLSTLLRGLKKYSANITAIVTVADDGGSSGRLRREQGMLPPGDIRNCLTALADEEKLLTELFQYRFSTGEGLAGHSFGNLFLTAMTHITGDLERAIRASSEVLSVRGRVLPATVEDMVLYAHLEDGRYVEGESQITAARGKILRIGCKPDRPRAVPQTVADIFAADLIILGPGSLYTSVIPNLLVPEIAEAIVSCQVPRIYVCNIMTQPGETDGFTVADHVRTIEKVVGQEMIDLVIAQKSPPSPPTLEAYRRSGADFVYLEREGLECPVLVAEVMLEQDGKVRHDSDKLAAVIMGWFHSNS
- a CDS encoding YlxR family protein, which gives rise to MAPPLFRRCVICRRLAHRDEFWRIVREGNTVKLDQGMGRSVYVCRQGSCLQEALKKNRLSKALRTPLPPIVVAELRQRAASSAQANSSLSIDNSCHQQCGHN